The sequence below is a genomic window from Humulus lupulus chromosome 3, drHumLupu1.1, whole genome shotgun sequence.
aagggagaacaaagagaggctagagagtgttataacaccACCCTTCACACTTCTGCGAAACTGCGAGAACCGATAAcgatggtggtgcatgggggcaCAGACCCACAGGAACTAGATCCCAGAATTGTGAAGGATCCAACTGGGTAGCAGTAAGGCTCCCACACCCGATGCAggtagtagctatgtttagtttgttgcagggtatgctattttagtagacaagaatcaaagaggttacctagataacctcccaagtagatgtaagccttttatctatttatatatcgttgtaatctgactactatgaatgaaactgttttccGCTTCGTATGTTACTTACTTCTTTGTGCAAGCATCAACTAAAGTCCCCAccaagataaatctcaccaggtacttggggggtaggacgacaaaagtaaacaaaaaaaaaaaatctcttatatacaaaaggattagctacccttatgaatatcaagggagcaGTTAAAAAAGAATAACCCCCaacgaaaggccgacaccccaagaggtgaggctgtaaggagggaatcacccgataagtctagatcggccattaagccggctagcccaaaaagggtcttacaagggacccttggaaaaaaaatagtactatgtataaggacgagaaggacgcttctcgcaaaaaagtaataagcgtgcgcaaagaacataaaaggaccacaacagcccaatgggttaacgtgtccttacaagtataatcaaggtgcaccagaaagattatcttcATCAAATCAGAGAAAAACATATAGCCCACGAACAacagtaataagagggacttgcCAGAGCCCCTTAATTTtgataaaaacaaaaaaagaagaagTGGTGGAAGGGATTACACACCCAAGGCATACATAGGCTGAGTACAAGGGGACCTACAAATCTCCACCTCGACCCTGCCACTCAGAAATCCTCTCGACGGCATAATCCCCAAAAGAAGATAAGTCAACAGTGGGATTAGTCCTCCAGACAGCATGCAACGTTTTATCGATTATGCGATCCTCAACAGTCATAAGCTCAGCTTCGAGCACAGCGATCCTCCCGTTCAGAGTTTGGACGGTAGCCTCCAGCTGAATGTTGGCgtgagaggttgatgcagcccgCGCCAAGGTGGTATCCCTCTGGCATACCGCCTCGGCCAATTGACTTGACAAGGTATCCTTGGCAGTCTGagccaccgataggttccccagtgcctcctcaagctcgtgttgcaaccgttgggttgatgaagagtgggaggcaaGCAGTCGATGGCTCAAAATGGAAGCCTGTGTGGGGGAGAGAATATAAAGCAAAGCCTCAAGGGTTAGACGATATGccagaaaaaatataaaaagtatatatatggccAGCACAAATGAATAAACCAAGTATCGCGACAATTACCTGCAGGGAGGCTCGCATGTAGGCGCTCTCTAGCTGAGCCTCAGGGACATCGTGCAGCGTCCCCCAttcacctttgggaaagtttcctaagtgatggctcatggctcccccatattggctcgccagaggatgatctctaggaatagaaacatgagctgGGCCGGGAGAGGCGTGAGTACCTGCCGAGGCCCGCTTTGGCAAGGAGGGGGACCGGGAAGGCCCCGACCCATCTGCAGTAGTGCGGGGGGCAGAAGAGTGTGGAGTCGCTTCCTGGGGTAAAGAGACGCCTGTGGAGGCCCACCTTGGAGGCCCACTCGGGGGTGAAGGAACCCCATcaaaagaaggaatgacaaaattccttctAGGCACAGAGGGGCAAGGGGCAGGGGCATCGAAGGCAAACTCGCCGCCAGGTGTTAAAggcgacatccgagaggtagcaccgcCAATGTGACCGTCATCAGCTATgcccttagccctgccagcaacagagtacatgcaggagtagttctcagacaccacagtctcctcaacgtccatatggtcacccggggagtagacatagtccctatcgtctgcttcatcataattcctttcatcatgaccatatacccacggactctcaagtacgggcgccgctgggggtaaatcaacagagtcgggtgacgcggggcgcggatcctcagattcaggggAGATGGAGCATAAGGTAACTTTCTGGTCCGGGGTCAGTAGCCCGCACAAGTGGAGATTGCTCTCTGtgaaaagggcgctggcttgtttgcatGCCTTCGGCATAGCCAGGATTTGTATTACCCGGTCATGAGCCGCCCGTTTCAAGTTGGGACCAACGACCCCcaagagacctgccatcaaatgaaagaaaataaccacagttacaaggactataaaaaaagaaaaagagaggtcGAATAATAAGAGAAATTCCTGGTATTTGAGGTCAAGGTGAGGATAGCCTTacgtggggtgttgaagctagaatatcgggtctgcccactgtaagtatagaagtagtctgacttccacgcccccctattggaaatagatccctccaagagggaactccctttaagggccgcgactttctggagttggtagaacccgggggctgatgtattctccctcagggtgaagaagtaatgaacctcacttgtggaaggccccctagagtacacctgatggtacaacacatacaaacagctgagcatcacccaggagttgggggacaattgtagtggcgccaattcaaagtagtccagcactttgatgaagaaagagtgtagtggcagagctccaccagatcggattatggcatCACTAAATGCCATGAACCCCTTTTGCGGTGCAGACGCGCGTTccttgcgctctggtataacgaacttgaggttcaagggtaacttatgggctttcagcatgttgcccaatttcttcagggtaacggtagaccttccaacttcatcagaagtgtccaagactctcttcggcatctcgggtacctggaaAAAGTAAGGCAGTTTATGAGCAACAGACTTTCTTAGGGTCCTAGAAgatcccccacatgtcctatgtctaccagctctttgcttgaccctagggcgcaGGACAGGGGATAGGAGAGGGAACACGGGCGACACAATGGAAAGGAACTCCGGCTCAACCAATTTATGTCTACCGCCTTCAAAGGAGGAATCCACGTAATCGGGAGACTCGTcacgacaaaaggaaaaaggctcagggggcaagttttcttctaggcaagcaatttcggaAAGGCAATCCCGGAGGGtggattgtagctgggaaatgtatgtcgcttgccgggggaagagatcagaacctgcgtccccgggatgggattctagctccctctctagACAGTACGCCTTATGTCTAAGGTAAGATAGTCTCCTGAGATAGAGCGCCCGCACACCCCCGCGGTTAGAGGGTTTGCATGCGTCGACCTCCGAGTCGGAggaggacaactcaataaattcaacattagacggaccttcgggacatcgcctagacgccatggacaagcTAAGACTAGAGGGCGTGTAGGCATAAGGGCGACTCAATATCTACAACAcgagtgtgagggtataagaaaagggccggtGTATGAGTACTGGAAAGGCTATGCGAAGAAAATGCTAAACTCTGAAGGTTGAGTGTCATGCGACCATCAATTCTACCCTCGTATAatcaatgcaaaacaaaaggGAGAAGAGATGAAGGAGACATACCTGTGGGAATACGAAGCTGAGGGGACGCAAGGACAGACTTACGAAGGAGCAGGAGCAAGACCGTAGGAGCGAGGTAATGCCCAGCGTCACCACGaagctaaagaaaaaaaaattattaaaacaaaacaaagaaaaaaaaaagaaaggagaatggaaataaaagaaggggtacctcaaaaatgcttctattgagaatagaaccttggagctcttggaagaggcttaaagggaataccactaggctaagcaagtctttgtgtagagaagtggtttcaagccttggagtatttatagggaaagtcaatgctccctagccctcggatctatttccctataaatggtggagatcaagagtatgggtaaccttgggatccgcgatggaggatgattgatccttatgcaatcttaggatctttcatggatcccccaagtgttgggtgacttttgtgtttctttggacactaaaaAGAAACACAACCCCAAGTCTCACCTCATGCTTCTTCAAAAGGCGTTGGAAAAATTACCAAGGCAAAATCCCCCAAGATTGGCCGTGCATGTCAAGCAAGAGAAgtggagagagtctacaaacacacttaaaagtgtacttatagactcggggggaagtgtaaatgtggaaatttctccttgagaattttattcacggatgaagctctatactacgagacaccctcactaggcgagggccctcggccacttgcccatccgaacttcaccctcgctatgcgagggtccctaaCTGGTCGTCCGTATGCGCCcggttccatcaggcatcaagcctcgcctacactcggaggaagaatgtcagcctcgccatgcgagggtgggggctttgttgtggcatccgtgctcctagcctcacgacgctgcacctggaaggaggagagagcagcctcactatgcgagggaccctcgccatgcgagggaccctcgccatgcgagggtgcACCCTTGTTGCTACGCCCGTACCATGCTCTtacctgagggaaaagggccagcctcgctatgcgagggtgtggccttgccacggcgctcttgctgctagcctcgtgtctatgtgatctgcataggccggccctgacccttgaCACCTTGACTTcgcaggacatgcataggttgaagcctcctcgacataggcacgagatcacttgggggaaccttgttgatatgccaaacgaacatggagcattgaacggtgttgatgctcataatctcatcaagagaaaatataaggccgAAGCAGAGCCCCAAGGCCACCGTCTCGCAAGGCCATCAAacaggcgaggccatcatatgggcgagggccgtcccattccgcgaggccctcccgtctcgcgaggccacctatCCGCGAGGCCACCGTTCCGCGAagccctcccgtctcgcgaggccaccgatccgcgaggcccttgggccactcccaccatgcccatgcgcggaGCCGAGGAAGGCTGCGAGGCCATCTATGGCGCCCCACGCacgaggccgagggaggctgcgaggccacCTAtcgcgccccatgcgcgaggccgagggaggctgcgaggccgtcaatggcgccccatgcgcgaagccgcgcaaggtcccacgcgcgcacgccccgggaggtccatcagcccaccatcttctcaggaggccgacaccccgtGACTTGACgcgtatgggcccaagacccctactcaacgccacggccagtacgggcaccaaggatcccctttttcacacctcgaagtccctatgcttaggagatccagtacgagtcgaatgagacatatttgtacgaccaagtactaagtacggataccagtaccagtgagattgctggggtaaggatcatggtccgtacgtctacggccataggtcagaaccgacaccatTATCTCCTGCGTtaatacgcctgccaccacgcctcaggcaggggtacagacaagtagtgcagacatccccctgacacctgctcctgtacgggatgtacaaccactacctctgaaaccattCCTCTAATatagtacgtatgtaccacttggtcccctggatcatcatgtacctaaggccattagagcctattataaaaggaactctaagaccacctgaaggggggttggaaaactgaatgtaaaaatgagacttaagaaatatatgtttctggtattcatggttgcctaagttttctcctgttgtttagagttctttctatctgattcatagcttcctatagcatagagatcgaagttttctaaccatcaatcgttgacgagttcttaccgtcaacacctatatttcgcccgacaaaatggggcttttggtctgggcattctgAGTTacaaggcagattcaggggacaaaatcaGTCAGTGTACTGGTAGCGCAGGTCTAAactagcggcgtgcaatcccgaggtggccttttccgcaggt
It includes:
- the LOC133821169 gene encoding uncharacterized protein LOC133821169, whose translation is MASRRCPEGPSNVEFIELSSSDSEVDACKPSNRGGVRALYLRRLSYLRHKAYCLERELESHPGDAGSDLFPRQATYISQLQSTLRDCLSEIACLEENLPPEPFSFCRDESPDYVDSSFEGGRHKLVEPEFLSIVSPVFPLLSPVLRPRVKQRAGRHRTCGGSSRTLRKSVAHKLPYFFQVPEMPKRVLDTSDEVGRSTVTLKKLGNMLKAHKLPLNLKFVIPERKERASAPQKGFMAFSDAIIRSGGALPLHSFFIKVLDYFELAPLQLSPNSWVMLSCLYVLYHQVYSRGPSTSEVHYFFTLRENTSAPGFYQLQKVAALKGSSLLEGSISNRGAWKSDYFYTYSGQTRYSSFNTPRLLGVVGPNLKRAAHDRVIQILAMPKACKQASALFTESNLHLCGLLTPDQKVTLCSISPESEDPRPASPDSVDLPPAAPVLESPWVYGHDERNYDEADDRDYVYSPGDHMDVEETVVSENYSCMYSVAGRAKGIADDGHIGGATSRMSPLTPGGEFAFDAPAPCPSVPRRNFVIPSFDGVPSPPSGPPRWASTGVSLPQEATPHSSAPRTTADGSGPSRSPSLPKRASAGTHASPGPAHVSIPRDHPLASQYGGAMSHHLGNFPKGEWGTLHDVPEAQLESAYMRASLQVIVAILGLFICAGHIYTFYIFSGISSNP